Part of the Bacteroidota bacterium genome is shown below.
TTGTCCGTGATATCTTCGGGACTGATTTTTTCAAACAGGCTTTCCATAATAAGAAACAATGTATTCTTAAGTGCAATCAAAAGTAAATCATTTATTGGTTTTTTAGTGTCAAAATCATCAAAAAAAATGATGAAATATTGTACTCCCATTTCTCAGCACGTTTATGTAAATTTGTAAAAGTTAAACATCATTGGATTGAAAATAACATTTCTTGGAACCGGCACTTCGCAAGGCGTACCCGTGATTGCATGCAAGTGCGGGGTATGTACATCGCCCGATGAGCACGATAAACGTTTGCGCTCGTCGGTGATGATAGAAATTTCCGGAAAGGTAATTGTTATCGATACAGGACCCGATTTCAGAGCTCAGATGCTGCGCGAAGACGTGACACAGCTTGATGCAGTGCTGCTCACACATGCGCATAAGGACCATACCGGCGGCCTTGACGATGTGCGCTCCTTTAATTTCAGTCAGGAAAAGCCCATGGATGTTTTTGCCCGTGCCGAAGTACAGAAAGCTATTCACCGCGAATTTCTTTACGCATTCGCTGCCGATAAATATCCCGGCGTACCGCAAATAATTCAACATACCATCAAACACAAGGCTTTTGTTGCTGCCTCAATTAAAATCATTCCCGTTGAAGCCGAACATTATACCATGAAAGTTGCCGGCTACCGTATTGCCTGCTTTGCTTACCTTACCGATGCAAGTTATATTTCACCTAAAGAGAAACAAAAGCTGACCGGACTTGACGTACTTGTTTTGAATGCTTTGCGTGTTTCCCCGCATTACTCACACTATAATCTTGAACAGGCTCTTGAACTTATTGCAGAACTAAAACCGAAGCAAGCCTTCCTGACTCATATCAGCCACCTGATGGGGCGCTATGCTGAAATGAAAAATAAATTGCCGTCAAATGTGCAGTTTGCCTATGATGGTTTGAAAATTGATATCTGCGATAACCCTTAAAATTAATAGTTATGAGAACTTTTTCTATTCGTTTTGGGACTGTTTTAATGATTGTGATGTTGTGCTGTGTCTTTACGGGTTTTGCACAAAATGGAATTGCACCCCTGATAAAGGAAAAAGGGCAACATCTGATTGTCGGTAACGACACGGTTTTTACCGACTGGACCGATGGTTACACGGAAGCCACCGCCTGCGTCA
Proteins encoded:
- a CDS encoding MBL fold metallo-hydrolase, which produces MKITFLGTGTSQGVPVIACKCGVCTSPDEHDKRLRSSVMIEISGKVIVIDTGPDFRAQMLREDVTQLDAVLLTHAHKDHTGGLDDVRSFNFSQEKPMDVFARAEVQKAIHREFLYAFAADKYPGVPQIIQHTIKHKAFVAASIKIIPVEAEHYTMKVAGYRIACFAYLTDASYISPKEKQKLTGLDVLVLNALRVSPHYSHYNLEQALELIAELKPKQAFLTHISHLMGRYAEMKNKLPSNVQFAYDGLKIDICDNP